In Hemicordylus capensis ecotype Gifberg chromosome 4, rHemCap1.1.pri, whole genome shotgun sequence, the genomic window ACATCCGTAGAACCAAGGGCTTCAGGCGGTCCGAGGCCCTTTTCGTGTCCTTCCACGCCGGGTCCCTAGGGAACAGGGCCTCTAAGGCGACCCTGGCGCGATGGCTGAGGGCATGCATCGCCACGGCCTATCAGGCCTTGTCGATACAAGTACCTCGGGGCATCACGGCGCACTCCACTCGAAGTGCAGCCACCTCGGCAGCCTTCTCGGCCCAGGCCCCGTTAGCGGAGATTTGCCGCGCAGCCACGTGGTCATCCGCGTCCCCTTTCCTTAAACATTATAAAATCGACTCTCTGGTCTCGGAGCAGGCAGCCTTTGGGAGAACTGTACTGCAGCAGGTGGTGCTCCACTGAGAGGGATCCACTTCCCCCTCCCGGGTACCTAGACTGCTTTGGTAGGTCCCATTgtaagctgtgacctcctacttcgagggagaaagaaacattggtcttaccgtgaagagttctttctcctctgaagtaggaggtcacgcggcCCACCCGTGGATCCGGGGAGCTGCAGCGATAGATCTCTGTTCTAACATTCATCCTCTTTGACTAACCTAACCTTCCTAAGTCTCAGGGTTCTGTCCTCTGACCCGTGCATGCCAATAACAACTCCTCAACAACTAAGATGACCAACGAGCATTGTCACACTGTACGATCAAGAGGCACGACAGTCGGAACTGGGGAACTACGcttgggcatgctgggagaagggggacggacctACCTATTCaaacacctgagacttcctgtctaccTGGAGCAAGGGGAGGAAGACAACCCATTgtaagctgtgacctcctacttcagaggagaaagaactcttcacggtaagaccaatgtttcttttttaaaaaagatgaaccACCCTGAGCACTTCACCATCTTCTGGCATGGCTTCTCTTTaaagctaacccctgctaacctggcaaagaggcaccttgtgattctctttatttagcaaggggagcgtaactggccctatccacccccagcatgtacctccagtgtctgttgctggtgtctatcttatgtttctgtttagattgtgagccctttggggacagggatccatcttatttatttattaattctctgtgtaaaccgccctgagccatttttggaagggtggtatagtaattgaattaatcatcatcatcatcatcgtaagaccaggaaaataatgaccatcaatcatgctctccatccctgcagtgatgtagataggctatacctccctcacagctcaggtggaagaggaatgctgcaagtccatcaaacagtagaggaggagaaaagaggccttgaagaatatatcaaggacagtgaagaaggtgcacttaaaatggtcaatactgagaaactattaaacaccaatgaaagaaagcaggttCTTTacaaagaacaagtaaagaatcaaatggaaaaataagcccctgcatggtcaatatttgcacaatataagtggaaaatcaaacatcaccaagacctggcagtggcttaagaatggcaacttgaagaaagaaacagagggtttaatgctggctgcacaagaacaagcactaagaacacatgcaataagagcaaaagtcgaaaaatcaacaacaaacagcaagtgccgcctttgtaaagaagcaaaggaaacagtgggccacctaattagctgttgtaaaaagattgcacagactgactacaaacaaagggatggcaaggtagcagggatgacacactgggacatctgcaaaaaatacaagctacctgtagccaagaattggtgggaccataaaacaaaaagttgtaaaaaatgaagatgcaaaaatattatgggactttcgactacagacaaacatctgccacacagtacaccagatataactgtagtcaagaagaaagaaaaacaagttaaactattttatcgacatagcaataccaggggatagcagaatagaagaaaaagaaataggaaaaaaatcacaaaatacaaagatctacaaattgaaattgaaaggctgtgacagaagaagacgaaaataatcccagtagtaactggtgccctaggtgcaattccaaaagaccttgaagagcacctcaacaccataggggccacagaaatcaacaccagccaatttcaaaaagcaactttactgggaacagcctatattttgtgattatatttataataataataataacattgataataaaattcagccatcccaggtccttgggaaggactcaatgtctggataaaacaaaccagtcaataatacctgtctgactgtgtaaacaagaaataataataaaaataataataaagtcacATTTCTCCCTTCAAAATTTCCTTGTAGGTTCCAGAGTGCATGGGTGTCTTTTGGGATGTTTTTCCTCTCAgtccccatcccccccccgccccgagattGAAACCATAATCCCTACCTGGGTCCCAGGTAACGGAAGGAGAGACCTGGTCAGACCAGATTCAACATACATGTCAGATATTGCAGACCTTTGCCACAGCAGCAGAGGAGCTTGTTCACTCCGCTCTCATCCAAGTATGTAATTGACTAACAATAAGCTGGACTGTCAGCTCAGCATATTTGTTGGAATCTGCTTTGAATATTGATGGTAGCTGGCTCAGAGGTGCATAGTAAATCCCTTTGGGTCATGGTAACACTTAATGATGCCTGATAAGTCACGTTATACTTGTACTGAAACTAAAACTTTCCATGCTTGCGGCTCAGCTCTTCTGGATAAGTTACTGAGGTCTGGCCACTTCTGAGAATAAGATTTCAAAAGTTGCTTTACTGGTGTCCAAATGTCTTTCCAGCTATTGTATTAAGACTACACTTTGGTGTATGTTTGTGCTGTTCAGAAGTTCATAGAAATGTGTCTTCTGCAGAACTGTACTTCATAATGTGAAAAGTAATGCTGTGCTTTATAATATTTGCAACGTTTCTATCTGAATTGGAAGTACTTAAGGAATGAGGCCAGCTGTAGatatttagtatttatttgttGTATATCAGTTGGGTGCTTCTGTTGTAAGATTGACAAATGGAAATCTTAACCCTGTGCTCTTACTTGATCTCTGGGGTGTAGATTAGGGGAAAAGAACAGGTAGTTGACATCAATATGTCAATATTTTTTATACTCATAATGAAGAATGAAAATGGAATTCTGTAATCTTGTGAATAGAACACAGGATGCTGTGTGGACTTCATCTGGGAACACTATGGATGCCTGGTCTGGAAGAGCTAGTTTTCACAAGCCTAAATTGTTGAGCAGGCATGAAAACCTTCCTTATTTATCAAAAAGCTCCTCTTCCTCAAGTGTCTGGCAAACCTCAGTGTTGTCTTTGTGCTTCATTCTTTGCCCTGCCCTTGCTCAACTTCTGAGCCCACCTGACTTCCCTCCTAGACCAGGATTGATTCTCTTACAGATAGCTCCCTTCAAAATCCTGGTCCTGGAACTTCCAGCACATCTTTAGATGTTGGGATGCCCCGGACTCTGGGGCTGTTCTTGGGTCCTAAGTAAGCGAAGTAGGGACTTTTGCTCACACTTGCATCATGAGACAGCTGTTTTCTGTCAATAGCCTCTGCCTAATCCAAATTTTATTCTATTATACCCCTGTTCCCCAAAATTTTCAGACCTGAGCAGAAGACTTGGGAGAAGGTCAGTGTGCTGACATGTAATAGTTTGGTTGTATGCAAAGTTGAAACGTGTGGATCCACTTTGGGCTAATCTTGCTTGAGGGGAAGAGAATGACCCATATTCTGTTAGTTTACCCATAAATCATGTGTTGCCTAATAAGTTCTGTCCACTTGGAGGAAATCGAATTGCACTTTGTGGAAATATGCGTACTTACAGACTCTTCTCTTTTTTTTAGGAATAACCATGGATAAAAGTGAGCTGGTACAGAAGGCAAAACTAGCTGAGCAGGCAGAACGCTATGATGATATGGCTGCTGCCATGAAGGCTGTTACTGAGCAGGGACACGAGCTGTCCAATGAGGAAAGGAACCTGCTCTCCGTTGCCTACAAGAACGTGGTTGGTGCCCGTCGCTCTTCCTGGCGTGTCATTTCTAGCATTGAACAGAAAACGGAGCGGAATGAGAAGAAACAGCAGATGGGAAGAGAATATCGTGAGAAGATTGAGGCTGAGCTGCAAGACATCTGCAACGATGTTCTGGTAATAACCCAGTAGCAAATTGTATAGCAGCACTTGCTAAGGAGCTCCATCTGTGGGAAAACTTGCATGATCAAGGCATGGATATTATTTCATCCTTGGTTAACATTTATTTTCCAATGGTCAAAGATTCTAGCTTGTGTTTGGGAGTTTACATCTCCCAAGATTTGGGAGAAAACATGTAAAGTCtctagacttttttaaaaaatgtgttaataTACTTGTATAGATCAAACCTAAAGTCAGTGCTCTATTATAGATATGTGCAAGTCCATTGGGAGTATCCGCCTGATATGTGATGGCTATAAAAATCCCTTTTCTATGATCTTGCtaatcaggtttttttttaaagttgacaTATATATTGTGAACAGCTTGCTGCTTCCCTTTCTCTACCTTCTGTGAAGAAATTGTAGTACTTCCTTGTTCCTTATGGTTGCTGTAGTTAAATAATGGCAAATGTAAGGGGTGGCATATTGTTGGTAGTTCTAAATACATGAATTTTCACACACTTAtgagtaggcctgtgcaaatattcTGCTCTGAACAGTTGAAGACAAATAATGTGCCCAGGCCCAAATAATGTGCCCAGGCCCAAATGTGGGAGGGAGGTGCAGAAAGACTCCCCAGCACTCCTTGTGCACCTCTACAATGGCACTGGAATGCCTCCATGCTCCTTAAGGGGCCCTCAGAACCAGGTCCTCTGTGTGTTGGGAATGCTCACCTCTGCCAGTAGGActgttgctttgttttgcttCTGGCATTCAGTGATGAATATTTGCACAGACCTACAGGCAGAAAGTTGTCCTGATTTAGGTACACATCAAAGAGGATGTACATATTCTTCTTTTGTCCTTTGGAATGTACCCCTTGCTACACAAGGTGCTTGAGTATCTGATTGTTAAGTATTCACCAAACCTTACTGTGAATGCAGGATGTTCTGTACCGTGTGGGGCTAGCTTCAATTCTGGGAGAAGATATTAATGTGTATGCTGCTTTGAATTTGTAAAAAGTTAGTCGGCTGTCCTTAATGGCGGAGAATTGGTTTGTTTAAGAGCTTGGTAATTAATGAGACTTGGTTACTGACAGGATATTTGTTTAAGCATAAACTGAATAGAAACTTAAGCCTGTTTGAATATACTCTAGAGCTTTGTGAATATAGCAGTTTCTACTGCACCATAAAATGCCTAATGTGCCTACTGACAACACAGCAGATCACTGTAACTTTAATTTAAAATAGGCAAAAAGAGATCCTATGGATATCTTTCTACCTTCTCCCCAAATGGCAAGGTGTTAAGCTTTCAGGCTTattttatctgtctgtctatctatctatctatctatctatctatctatctatctatctatctatctgatttgtagtctgccccaaacttcagtctctgggtggtttacaaccgtAACAAAGCAAATTAAAACGAAAATGAAATCCTTAATAccgtttaaaaccacagtcaagtttaaaagcttgggtgaaaaatgagtctttagggacttttaaaaagttgtcatcTGCTCAAGCTAACAATAGAGGTCCTCCAGTACACATGTATGCTCGCatgcgctgtgtgtgtgtgtgtatggtgacTTGAGAgcaaaaaatgtttaattttgtcTTTCAGGAACTATTGGATAAGTATCTTATTGTTAATGCCACACAGCCAGAAAGCAAGGTCTTCTATTTGAAAATGAAAGGAGATTACTACAGATACCTTTCAGAGGTGGCATCTGGAGACAGCAAGCAAAGTAGGTTTTGTGTCTGTGTAAATAaactaaatatttatataccacttttcagcaaacttctgaaagtggcttacacagaagAATATAGTGAGAATTCAGTGAAGATTAAACAGTGTGATATCTGTGTGTgatatttaaaaattttgttcCGAGATTTCAAGTTAAATTTGTCTCTGTAACTTCAGATTGTAGGGAAGAACAATAGTTTCTGTTGCATTCATATCTCTCTGACAATAAGTAAACATCCATTACAGGGGGGACTTGTATATCTGAATAGATGGGAAGATGCTGACGTTTGTTCCAGATGTTGCAAGAACTCCAGGGAGAAGAAAGCATGAGTTCCTTGTACATTCTGGTTGGCTCAATTTGACCCTGCCAAGTTGCTACACAGATGTAATTGCCATGTATACTTTTGGGTGTCCTATCTCTATTATACCCCATCCCAGTGGTTAATGGATGCATTAGTTAGCAGAAGAATATGCCTTTGcatgattattgattgatttaacacatttatataccgcccaaagcacaagtctctgggcggtttacaataaaacaataaaaacaacaaagaaaaaggttaaaatattacaacaactTAAAGATATTGGCATTTCACTGTTAAGCCTTCTTTTATGTAGAGATTTCTACCTTCCCTTTGCTCAAATTTTGATGTAAGCTTTGAAACTGGGTAACTGTAGAACCCAGTGATATCCTTGGATATGGATATAATTTAATCCCAGCTGTAACGTgctacaatatttatttattttgcatatttctatactgtctgatatagaaatctccatgtggtgtacaagttaaaacataacaaatataaaaacacaataaaacggttaaaaattcataaaacaggtaGAAACTATCTCGATGAGTAAAAAAcatattgaaattttaaaatatatcagtAGTCTTTCTAGATACTATGGATCAAACAActatttattcttttattttatttaattaatatatttatataccgccccaaaccaaagtgtCCGGGCGGTTCACAactataaaacattaaaatcaattaaaactccagaAGCTGCTTAAATGATGGTGGAATACAGAATTTCCAACAGATCATGCAGTTACGTGCAAGGCCATATTACGTTTATTATAAAGCAAACGGCTGCCTCATACTagagataattttaaaaataccttgAGAGTAATTAGGGTGTTTAAATTAGGGCTGGGCAGAAATGGAAGGGGGTGATACATGAAAATATTTCTTCCACTTGAAAAACCCTGGGCAGGTTGGCCTGAAATGCTCTCCCTTTATCTGCCACGTGTCATGACATAGcatcatgagcccctggtggcgcagtggtaaaactgccgccctgtaaccagaaggttacaagttcgatcttgaccaggggctcaaggttgactcagccttccatccttccgaggtcggtaaaatgagtacccagaatgttgggggcaatatgctaaaatcattgtaaaccgcttagagagctccggctatagagcggtatataaatgtaagtgctattgctgctaagTGCTATCATTCATgagggtggagagccagtcttgtagaaagcatgaattgtcctctttgctaagcagttagccatggtttgcatttggatgggtgactacttgtgGGCACTGTCTGCTGTACGATATTCTCTTGATGAGATGGGGcaatagctcagtagtagagcacttgtttgcagaaggtccctggtatctccatggcatctccaggtaaggctgcctgaagccttggagagtcactgccagtcagcatagacaatactgagctagatgcacctggagtctgacttggtacaacACAGGTTCCTATGTTGAGAAGACCTCCACACTAGTCTTGTTGTGCTGTTGCCAAAGAATTGGTGAGAGAGATAAAAATCAAGAAGAAAGGAGTGGCTGTCTGCTACCAGCCAGGAGCAAGCTGCCTCTGAAACTTGTCCACAATTTCTTTGGGCCCCCACTGAATTTTACCTACCACTCCAAATTCAAAATGGAGAATTCTTCAATGAGAATTTTCAGCTTGGCACTAGCGTACATTCAGAGGCACACGCACACAACCAGCTTTTGGCTGTCAGGTGACAGAATTCTATTGTGAGACTCTTCACAGCTTGGATAGACTGCTGCCTGAGcacccttttttcttttaaattgtctTCCTTCTTGGCAACAATGAtgtaatgatttggatttttcagtATGACAACACTGAAGGCAAACTAAGCTAATTCAGAATAAGGACAATACTTCATGAATAGGAACTGCCCTAGGTGCCAGATCTATTAACAGGAAGAAGGTAGCTGATTTTAAAACAAAGTGATATTGAAGCAgccgctgactggggctgcagtgAGCAGCTATGGGAAGGATAAGGTATTTGATCAG contains:
- the YWHAB gene encoding 14-3-3 protein beta/alpha, producing the protein MDKSELVQKAKLAEQAERYDDMAAAMKAVTEQGHELSNEERNLLSVAYKNVVGARRSSWRVISSIEQKTERNEKKQQMGREYREKIEAELQDICNDVLELLDKYLIVNATQPESKVFYLKMKGDYYRYLSEVASGDSKQTTVANSQQAYQEAFEISKKEMQPTHPIRLGLALNFSVFYYEILNSPEKACSLAKTAFDEAIAELDTLNEESYKDSTLIMQLLRDNLTLWTSENQGDEGEAGEGEN